A segment of the Litorilinea aerophila genome:
CGTGGGGCTGACGCCCATGATCCAGGGGGTAGTGGTGGTCAACCAGGACCTGCGCAACGTGCCGGAGACGGCAGGCAACGACTGGCCCCTGCGCACCCCGGGCAACACCCGGCCGGAGCAATATTTCTTCAAGCGGTGAACTCTGACGTTCCTGATCAGGTTGTGGGTCGTCCGGTGATGCGCTTTCGTTCACAGCTGACGTTCATCCATTCTGTCCACGTGGGCCAGCATGTGGCTGTGCCCACGTGGACTCTTTTTGAGTTAAAGCGCCCCAGGGCACTTTGCCGGCTGCTGGGAGGTTAGAACGGTGCTGGCTTATACCATCAAACGGCTGCTACTCCTTCCTCTGCTCCTATTCATTTTTTCGGTTTTCGCCTTCTTCGTGATCCAGGCGCCGCCTGGGGACTTCCTGACCAGCTACATCGCCGAGTTGGCAGCTTCGGGCTCCTCCATGGATCAGGCCCAGATCGAGGCCCTGCGCCAGATGTACGGCCTGGACCAACCCATGGCGGTGCAGTACCTGAAGTGGGTGGGCCGCATCCTGCGGGGGGACCTGGGCGTTTCCCTGGACTGGCAGCGCCCGAACCTGCAGCTGATCCAGGACCGCCTGATGCTGACCGTCTCCGTCGCGTTCTTCACCCTGATCTTCACCTGGGCCGTGGCCATCCCCATCGGCATCTACTCGGCCACCCACCAGTATTCCTGGCTGGACTACTTCTTCACGGTCTTCAACTACATGGGCGTGGCCACCCCCACCTTTATGACTGCCCTGATACTCATGTGGCTGGCTTTCAAATATTTCGGGGTGAGCGTGACCGGCCTCTTCTCGCCTGAATATGTGGACGCG
Coding sequences within it:
- a CDS encoding ABC transporter permease, yielding MLAYTIKRLLLLPLLLFIFSVFAFFVIQAPPGDFLTSYIAELAASGSSMDQAQIEALRQMYGLDQPMAVQYLKWVGRILRGDLGVSLDWQRPNLQLIQDRLMLTVSVAFFTLIFTWAVAIPIGIYSATHQYSWLDYFFTVFNYMGVATPTFMTALILMWLAFKYFGVSVTGLFSPEYVDAPWSWGRVLDLLKHIWLPVVILGMDGTARLARIMRANLLDELHKPYVEMARAKGLSEWQLVLRYPVRLAINPLVSTIGWYLPQLFSGSVIVATVLNLPTIGPMLLRSLTNQDMFLAGAIVLIYCFLAIIGTLISDILLAWIDPRIRMEE